One window from the genome of Marinobacter bohaiensis encodes:
- a CDS encoding secondary thiamine-phosphate synthase enzyme YjbQ, whose amino-acid sequence MSWQQHTITLNPRPRGFHLITRDILEQIPELADYRVGLLHLFIQHTSASLALNENADPDVRGDLERHFNVMVPENAPHYEHVMEGPDDMPAHIKSVLIGPTLSLPVGDGRLALGTWQGIYLCEHRDSGGARRVVATLQGERA is encoded by the coding sequence ATGAGCTGGCAGCAACACACCATCACACTGAATCCCCGGCCCCGGGGCTTCCACCTGATTACGCGGGACATCCTCGAACAGATCCCCGAACTGGCCGATTACCGGGTTGGCCTGCTGCACCTGTTTATTCAGCATACCTCTGCGTCCCTGGCGCTCAACGAGAATGCCGATCCCGATGTGCGAGGCGACCTCGAACGCCATTTCAATGTCATGGTGCCGGAGAACGCGCCGCACTATGAGCACGTGATGGAAGGGCCGGATGACATGCCGGCGCACATCAAGAGCGTGCTGATCGGGCCCACGCTTTCATTGCCGGTGGGTGATGGTCGCCTGGCGTTGGGAACCTGGCAGGGGATCTACCTGTGCGAACATCGCGACAGCGGCGGTGCACGGCGGGTTGTGGCGACGCTTCAGGGCGAGCGGGCGTAA
- a CDS encoding sensor domain-containing diguanylate cyclase — protein sequence MLRWLLFIVFLSGLTGPASMLRADPLVLTPFGDQIGLSPHVSYLAEGDEERSLQAIMTLPDRDWAANTEDDVNLGYRDHAYWFRLTLENPQLVELHKILEIAYPVLDSVEIYRIDDGAVGQSWTLGDKQPFNARPIRHRNFLVPLDLPPQSETRLYLRVETASSVQLPMTLWSRDAFFVAEQPHLLLEGLYYGVVLVMILYNLFVFVVVRERSFLYYVGYISAMPLFLASLHGMAFQYLWPESTWWNDHAILFFLNLTVFFGGIFAMRFLTVLPHTHPKLAWTTVTVVIASGVFALVSLAVPYRLMILPSIVLAASGCAGMVLLGSIRWYEKDPAARYFGIAWFFMLFGGVVLALNKFTLLPQNVFTENATQVGSGLGVILLSIALADRINKEKKRAFDAQERLYHEERKVRLAQEKSLAVQQEANALLEQRVQERTQDLEDLNRRLQELSETDNLTGLKNRGFFDRSFRSACVRAYRFGQPLALLVIDIDHFKRFNDRYGHLVGDDCLQMVAQCIRRFVTRPEDLAARYGGEEFVVLLPETPANGAEQVAERIREAIAGTDFRISNEVLNVTVSIGLCCVVPEHVEATKLIFHAADEALYDAKGRGRNRVTVCDSRFSTPVHSL from the coding sequence ATGCTCCGTTGGCTCCTGTTCATTGTCTTCCTCTCCGGTCTGACCGGCCCGGCCTCCATGCTGCGGGCCGACCCGCTGGTGTTGACGCCATTTGGTGACCAGATCGGATTGTCCCCGCACGTATCGTACCTGGCGGAGGGCGATGAGGAACGCAGCCTGCAAGCGATCATGACGCTGCCGGACCGCGACTGGGCCGCCAATACCGAAGACGACGTCAACCTGGGGTATCGTGATCACGCCTACTGGTTTCGTCTGACCCTGGAGAACCCGCAGCTGGTCGAGTTGCACAAGATCCTTGAAATTGCCTATCCGGTGCTGGATTCGGTGGAGATCTACCGGATTGATGACGGCGCCGTGGGGCAGTCCTGGACGCTGGGCGACAAGCAGCCGTTCAATGCCCGCCCGATTCGCCACCGCAACTTCCTGGTGCCCCTCGACCTGCCGCCCCAGAGCGAAACCCGCCTGTACCTGAGGGTGGAGACCGCCAGTTCGGTGCAGTTGCCCATGACGCTCTGGTCACGGGACGCGTTCTTTGTCGCCGAGCAGCCGCACCTGCTGCTGGAAGGCCTCTATTACGGCGTCGTGCTGGTGATGATCCTGTACAACCTGTTCGTCTTCGTGGTGGTCCGCGAACGCAGTTTCCTCTACTACGTCGGCTACATCAGCGCCATGCCGCTGTTCCTGGCCAGCCTGCACGGCATGGCCTTCCAGTACCTGTGGCCAGAGTCCACCTGGTGGAACGATCACGCCATCCTGTTCTTCCTCAACCTGACGGTGTTCTTCGGCGGAATCTTCGCCATGCGCTTCCTGACCGTGCTGCCGCACACCCATCCGAAACTGGCCTGGACCACGGTGACCGTCGTCATTGCCTCCGGCGTGTTCGCACTGGTGTCGCTGGCCGTCCCTTACAGGCTGATGATCCTGCCGTCCATCGTACTGGCCGCGTCCGGCTGCGCGGGGATGGTGCTGCTGGGCAGCATCCGTTGGTATGAAAAGGACCCCGCCGCCCGTTATTTCGGCATCGCCTGGTTCTTCATGCTGTTTGGAGGCGTAGTGCTGGCGCTCAACAAGTTCACCCTGCTGCCACAGAACGTGTTCACAGAGAACGCCACCCAGGTGGGCTCGGGGCTGGGTGTCATCCTGCTGTCGATTGCCCTGGCGGACCGGATCAACAAGGAAAAGAAGCGCGCCTTCGACGCCCAGGAGCGGCTTTACCATGAGGAGCGCAAGGTGCGTCTGGCCCAGGAGAAGAGCCTGGCGGTGCAGCAGGAGGCCAACGCCCTGCTGGAGCAGCGGGTGCAGGAGCGCACCCAGGATCTGGAAGACCTGAACCGCCGTTTGCAGGAACTGAGCGAGACCGACAACCTGACCGGTCTCAAGAACCGGGGCTTCTTCGATCGCAGCTTCCGTTCCGCCTGCGTGCGGGCGTATCGATTCGGCCAGCCGCTGGCGTTGCTGGTGATCGACATCGACCACTTCAAACGCTTCAACGACCGGTACGGCCACCTGGTGGGAGACGATTGCCTGCAGATGGTGGCCCAGTGCATCCGCCGGTTCGTGACCCGGCCGGAGGATCTGGCCGCCCGCTACGGCGGTGAGGAGTTCGTGGTCCTGTTGCCGGAAACCCCCGCCAACGGTGCCGAGCAGGTGGCGGAGCGCATCCGCGAAGCGATCGCCGGCACTGATTTCCGCATTTCCAATGAAGTACTCAACGTGACGGTTAGCATCGGGCTGTGCTGTGTGGTGCCGGAGCACGTCGAGGCCACTAAACTTATCTTCCACGCCGCCGATGAGGCGCTCTACGACGCCAAGGGCCGGGGCCGGAACCGGGTGACCGTCTGCGACTCGCGCTTCAGCACGCCGGTTCATAGCCTGTGA